DNA from Mucilaginibacter mallensis:
CGGATGATAAATTTGTGCCGGCATAGCCGCAAAGATAGATATGATTTTCAATCTGAAAATTTTAGCTTTGAATTATAACATGGAACTGACTTATCAACCTTTCGAACTGCAACTGAAGCACACTTTTACCATTGCTAAATTTTCGCGTACTTCAACCCCGGTTATGCTGCTGCAAATTAAGCACGAGGGCTTTATCGGCTATGGCGAGGCTTCAATGGTGCCCTACATGGGCGAAACCTATGATACCGCTAATGCGCTTTTGAGCAAGGTTGATGTATCTCAGTTTAAATATCCTTTTGATTTTTCGGAGATTATCGCTTACCTCGATAGCATAGCTCCCGGCAACACCGCCATAAAAGCAGGAATTGATATTGCCCTGCACGATCTGGAAGGGAAGATTAAACAACAACCCTGCTGGCAATTACTAGGCAGCAACCCGGCCACCATGCCCGTAACCAGCTTTACCATCGGTATTGATACACTGGATGTAATGCGCCAAAAGGTACTGGAAGCAGCCAGTGATTATAAAGTGATAAAAGTAAAGCTGGGGCGCGATAATGATAAGGGACTGATCCAAACCATCCGCTCGGTAACTGATCTGCCGCTATACGTTGATGCCAACCAGGGCTGGACCGACCTTGAA
Protein-coding regions in this window:
- a CDS encoding dipeptide epimerase, which gives rise to MELTYQPFELQLKHTFTIAKFSRTSTPVMLLQIKHEGFIGYGEASMVPYMGETYDTANALLSKVDVSQFKYPFDFSEIIAYLDSIAPGNTAIKAGIDIALHDLEGKIKQQPCWQLLGSNPATMPVTSFTIGIDTLDVMRQKVLEAASDYKVIKVKLGRDNDKGLIQTIRSVTDLPLYVDANQGWTDLEKSLDLTYWLQEQGVLLIEQPMLKTDTDSNAWLTERSPLPIIADEAVQRLADIEKLKGAYHGINIKLMKSAGMYEAHQMLLKARELDLKVMIGCMTETSCAALAGAALAPQCDWADLDGPFLTSNNPFKLPEFVDGKWVLGNESGLGLELL